Proteins encoded together in one Kutzneria kofuensis window:
- a CDS encoding sensor histidine kinase, translated as MPRRRGPGLRLRITSVAVGIVAAVSALLLWLGWLLVGLVVRGAVPQMPANSKIVVDGVAVEASQLGDVLEQHARAQVLGAGVIAFVLLLVAAAVLAWTFTGRALRPLHEVTATARRLSAESLGERIALNGPDDEVAELADTFDAMLDRLQGAFDAQRRFVANASHELRTPLAVIRTELDVTLSDDKADVEELRRMADVVGTAALRAEQLVEALLLLARTDGIGLAVHEPVDLAAVVASAWRSAGREAAARGVRATFATAPAPTVGDPALLERVAGNLLENAVRHNVDGGWIEVTTDSGPEWTQLRVSSSGQLIAPELVAELFEPFRRGGVDRTARTGTGLGLSIVRAAVIAHGGAVHAEAVPGGGLAVTVRLPSGRGN; from the coding sequence GTGCCCCGGCGGCGTGGTCCGGGGCTGAGGCTGCGCATCACCTCGGTCGCCGTCGGCATCGTCGCCGCCGTCAGCGCGCTGCTGCTGTGGCTGGGCTGGCTGCTCGTCGGTCTCGTCGTGCGCGGCGCCGTGCCGCAGATGCCGGCCAACAGCAAGATCGTCGTCGACGGCGTCGCCGTCGAGGCATCCCAGCTCGGGGACGTGCTCGAACAGCACGCCCGGGCCCAGGTCCTCGGCGCCGGCGTCATCGCCTTCGTGCTGCTGCTCGTCGCCGCCGCCGTGCTGGCGTGGACCTTCACCGGCCGGGCTTTGCGCCCGCTGCACGAGGTCACCGCCACCGCGCGGCGGTTGTCGGCCGAGTCGCTGGGGGAGCGCATCGCCCTCAACGGCCCTGACGACGAGGTCGCCGAGCTCGCCGACACCTTCGACGCCATGCTCGACCGCCTGCAGGGCGCCTTCGACGCTCAGCGCCGGTTCGTCGCCAACGCCAGCCACGAGCTGCGGACCCCGCTCGCCGTCATCCGCACCGAGCTCGACGTCACCCTCTCCGACGACAAGGCCGACGTCGAGGAGCTTCGCCGGATGGCCGACGTCGTCGGCACCGCCGCCCTCCGGGCCGAGCAACTCGTCGAGGCCCTGCTGCTGCTCGCCCGTACCGACGGCATCGGCCTCGCCGTGCACGAGCCCGTCGACCTCGCCGCCGTCGTCGCCTCCGCCTGGCGCTCCGCCGGCCGCGAGGCCGCCGCCCGCGGCGTTCGCGCCACCTTCGCCACCGCGCCCGCCCCCACCGTCGGCGACCCGGCGTTGTTGGAACGCGTCGCCGGCAACCTGCTGGAGAACGCCGTCCGCCACAACGTCGACGGCGGCTGGATCGAGGTCACCACCGACAGCGGTCCCGAGTGGACCCAGCTCCGGGTGAGTTCCAGCGGCCAGCTCATCGCCCCCGAGCTGGTGGCCGAGCTCTTCGAGCCGTTCCGTCGCGGCGGCGTCGACCGCACTGCCCGCACCGGCACCGGCCTGGGCCTGTCCATCGTCCGGGCGGCGGTCATCGCCCACGGCGGCGCCGTGCACGCCGAGGCCGTCCCCGGCGGCGGACTGGCGGTCACCGTCCGCCTCCCCAGCGGCCGCGGCAACTGA
- a CDS encoding aldo/keto reductase — protein sequence MPLVPTIKLNNGVEIPQLGFGVFQVPDAETTEAVTSALEAGYRSIDTAAAYGNERGVGEAIKASGLPRDELFVTTKLWNSAQGYDSTLRAFDESMAQLGLEQLDLYLIHWPVPKADKFVETWKAFEKLHADGRIRAIGVSNFQPTHLRRLLDEGLTVPAVNQIELHPALQQATLRAFHTEHGIATEAWSPLAQGEVLDAPEITKIAAKHGKSPAQVVLRWHLQLGNVVIPKSVTPKRIRENIDVFDFELDGDDLNAIVGLERGHRTGPDPDTFNAGA from the coding sequence ATGCCTTTGGTTCCCACCATCAAGCTGAACAACGGCGTCGAGATCCCGCAGCTGGGGTTCGGGGTGTTCCAGGTGCCCGACGCGGAGACGACGGAGGCTGTCACGTCGGCGCTGGAGGCCGGGTACCGCAGCATCGACACCGCGGCGGCCTACGGCAACGAGCGGGGCGTCGGCGAGGCCATCAAGGCGTCGGGTCTCCCGCGTGACGAGCTGTTCGTCACGACCAAGCTGTGGAACTCGGCGCAGGGCTACGACAGCACGCTGCGCGCCTTCGACGAGAGCATGGCGCAGCTGGGCCTGGAGCAGCTGGACCTGTACCTGATCCACTGGCCGGTGCCGAAGGCGGACAAGTTCGTCGAGACGTGGAAGGCCTTCGAGAAGCTGCACGCGGACGGCCGGATCCGCGCGATCGGCGTGTCGAACTTCCAGCCGACGCACCTGCGCCGGCTGCTGGACGAGGGCCTGACGGTGCCGGCGGTCAACCAGATCGAGCTGCACCCCGCCCTCCAGCAGGCGACGCTGCGCGCCTTCCACACCGAGCACGGCATCGCCACCGAGGCCTGGAGCCCGCTGGCCCAGGGCGAGGTGCTCGACGCCCCGGAGATCACGAAGATCGCCGCCAAGCACGGCAAGTCGCCGGCCCAGGTGGTCCTGCGCTGGCACCTGCAGCTGGGCAACGTGGTCATCCCGAAGTCGGTGACGCCCAAGCGGATCCGCGAGAACATCGACGTCTTCGACTTCGAGCTGGACGGCGACGACCTCAACGCGATCGTCGGCCTGGAGCGCGGCCACCGCACCGGCCCGGACCCCGACACGTTCAACGCCGGCGCCTAG
- the dxs gene encoding 1-deoxy-D-xylulose-5-phosphate synthase, with product MTLLESVHGPTDVKRMEQGELEQLASEIRSFLVEKVARSGGHLGPNLGIVELTLALHRVFDSPSDALLYDVGHQCYVHKIITGRTEGFDLLKQTGGVSGYPNRAESAHDFIENSHASTALSYADGMAKAFQLAGSRRHVVAVVGDGALTGGMCWEALNNIAADQTRPVVIVVNDNGRSYSPTIGGFADHLASLRLQPGYERALESGKRTLQRTPVVGPAVYAALHAAKRGIKDALAPQAMFEDLGLKYLGPVDGHDLVALEAALRRAKAFNGPVIVHAVTRKGNGYAPAENDPADQMHQTGAIDPVTGKPLGPKATSWTSIFSEELIRAGAERKDVVAITAAMLGPTGLDKFAKAYPDRCFDVGIAEQHALTSAAGMAMAGLHPVVAIYSTFLNRAFDQLLMDVALHRQAVTLVLDRAGITGSDGPSHNGMWDLSILGIIPGIRVAAPRDAVTLREEFRESLEIEDGPSALRFSKGAVVEHVPALERVGTVDVLSKPAGSAGSDVLLVAVGAFGELGVAAAQRLADQGIGVTVVDPRWLLPVPAELVEMAADHRLVVTVEDNGRHGGFGWALAAALRDAGIDVPMRDLAVPQQFLEHGSRSEVLAQVGLTAQDVARRVTEWVAGRIGEPAPAQADVPAEERKHG from the coding sequence GTGACGCTGCTGGAATCCGTGCACGGACCCACTGATGTGAAGCGGATGGAGCAGGGGGAGCTGGAGCAGCTCGCGTCCGAGATCCGGTCCTTCCTGGTGGAGAAGGTGGCCCGTTCGGGCGGACACCTCGGCCCCAACCTGGGCATCGTGGAGCTGACGCTCGCGCTGCACCGGGTGTTCGACTCACCCAGCGACGCGCTGCTCTACGACGTCGGGCACCAGTGCTACGTGCACAAGATCATCACGGGTCGGACCGAGGGCTTCGACCTGCTCAAGCAGACCGGCGGCGTGTCCGGCTACCCGAACCGGGCCGAGAGCGCCCACGACTTCATCGAGAACAGCCACGCCTCGACCGCGCTGTCCTACGCCGACGGCATGGCCAAGGCGTTCCAGCTGGCCGGCAGCCGCCGGCACGTGGTCGCCGTCGTCGGTGACGGCGCGCTCACCGGCGGCATGTGCTGGGAGGCGCTGAACAACATCGCCGCCGACCAGACCCGGCCGGTGGTCATCGTCGTCAACGACAACGGCCGCTCCTACTCGCCGACCATCGGCGGCTTCGCCGACCACCTCGCGTCGCTGCGCCTGCAGCCCGGCTACGAGCGGGCCCTGGAGAGCGGCAAGCGCACCCTGCAGCGCACCCCCGTCGTCGGCCCCGCCGTCTACGCCGCGCTGCACGCCGCCAAGCGCGGCATCAAGGACGCGCTGGCCCCGCAGGCCATGTTCGAGGACCTCGGCCTGAAGTACCTCGGCCCGGTCGACGGCCACGACCTCGTCGCGCTGGAGGCCGCGCTGCGCCGGGCCAAGGCGTTCAACGGGCCGGTCATCGTGCACGCCGTCACCCGCAAGGGCAACGGCTACGCGCCGGCCGAGAACGACCCCGCCGACCAGATGCACCAGACCGGCGCGATCGACCCGGTCACCGGCAAGCCGCTCGGCCCGAAGGCGACGTCGTGGACGTCCATCTTCTCCGAGGAGCTGATCAGAGCCGGCGCCGAGCGCAAGGACGTCGTCGCCATCACCGCCGCCATGCTCGGCCCGACCGGCCTGGACAAGTTCGCCAAGGCCTACCCGGACCGGTGCTTCGACGTGGGCATCGCCGAGCAGCACGCGCTGACCTCGGCCGCCGGCATGGCGATGGCCGGGCTGCACCCGGTCGTGGCGATCTACTCGACCTTCCTCAACCGGGCCTTCGACCAGTTGCTGATGGACGTCGCGCTGCACCGCCAGGCCGTCACGCTCGTGCTGGACCGGGCGGGCATCACCGGCTCCGACGGCCCCAGCCACAACGGCATGTGGGACCTGTCCATCCTCGGCATCATCCCCGGCATCCGGGTCGCCGCGCCCCGTGACGCCGTCACCCTGCGCGAGGAGTTCCGGGAGTCGCTGGAGATCGAGGACGGGCCGTCCGCGCTGCGCTTCTCCAAGGGCGCGGTGGTCGAGCACGTGCCGGCGCTGGAGCGCGTGGGCACGGTCGACGTGCTCAGCAAGCCGGCCGGGTCCGCCGGCTCCGACGTGCTGCTCGTCGCCGTCGGCGCCTTCGGCGAGCTGGGCGTCGCCGCCGCGCAGCGGCTGGCCGACCAGGGCATCGGCGTCACCGTGGTGGACCCGCGCTGGCTGCTGCCGGTGCCGGCCGAGCTGGTCGAGATGGCCGCCGACCACCGGCTCGTGGTCACCGTCGAGGACAACGGCCGGCACGGCGGCTTCGGCTGGGCGCTGGCCGCCGCGCTCCGCGACGCCGGCATCGACGTGCCGATGCGCGACCTGGCCGTGCCGCAGCAGTTCCTGGAGCACGGGTCCCGGTCCGAGGTGCTGGCCCAGGTCGGGCTGACCGCCCAGGACGTGGCCCGGCGGGTCACCGAGTGGGTGGCCGGCCGGATCGGCGAGCCCGCGCCGGCGCAGGCCGACGTGCCCGCCGAGGAGCGCAAGCACGGCTGA
- a CDS encoding response regulator transcription factor, with protein MRILVVEDEQPLAEAIARGLRREGMAVDVAFDGESGHEKVTVTRYDVVVLDRDLPKMSGDELCQEIVRSGALTRVIMLTASSAIEDRVEGLSLGADDYLAKPFAFAELVARVRALARRATPATPPVLVAADVELDPAKRTVTRSGQLVDLTRKEFGVLEVLMAAGGTVVSSEELLERVWDENADPFTTTVRVTVMTLRKKLGEPGIIETVVGSGYRVPAAGRAAGPALDSASGARPAES; from the coding sequence GTGCGGATCCTGGTAGTCGAGGATGAACAGCCGTTGGCCGAGGCGATCGCCCGGGGCCTGCGGCGTGAGGGTATGGCCGTGGACGTCGCCTTCGACGGCGAGTCCGGCCACGAGAAGGTCACCGTCACCCGGTACGACGTGGTCGTGCTCGACCGCGACCTGCCGAAGATGTCGGGCGACGAGCTGTGCCAGGAGATCGTGCGGTCGGGCGCGCTGACGCGGGTGATCATGCTCACCGCGAGCTCGGCGATCGAGGACCGGGTCGAGGGCCTGTCGCTGGGCGCCGACGACTACCTGGCCAAGCCGTTCGCGTTCGCCGAGCTGGTGGCCCGGGTGCGGGCGCTGGCCCGGCGGGCGACGCCCGCGACGCCGCCGGTGCTGGTCGCTGCCGACGTCGAGCTGGACCCGGCCAAGCGGACCGTCACCCGGTCCGGGCAGCTGGTAGACCTGACCCGCAAGGAGTTCGGCGTCCTTGAGGTCCTGATGGCCGCCGGCGGGACCGTGGTCAGCAGCGAGGAGCTGCTGGAGCGGGTGTGGGACGAGAACGCCGACCCGTTCACCACGACCGTCCGGGTCACCGTGATGACGCTGCGCAAGAAGCTCGGGGAGCCGGGCATCATCGAGACCGTCGTCGGCTCCGGCTACCGTGTGCCTGCCGCCGGCCGGGCCGCCGGGCCGGCACTGGACTCGGCTTCGGGAGCCCGACCTGCTGAAAGTTGA
- a CDS encoding helix-turn-helix domain-containing protein, which translates to MSTRKNDLIMFTPARLKLARQRRQLTAAALARELDVSPRFVSDFEHGRRVPTETDLAELARVLGFPVEFFTAAEPAELTEDVVSFRARAKLPARRRAGALAAGRLAIEFNAFLERRFTLPDVDVPVVAAGSPSAAADAVREQWQLGSKPAPNLVHLLEAHGVRVFSLGVDHTDVDAFSFWHEGTPYVFLNTAKSAEHGRFDAAHELGHLVLHGGGRPVAGVDVEAEADAFASAMLMPDVDVLTYVPEDPSKDQVLRACPRWRVSPLALTRRLRELRQVGDGVYRALCADLARVDADSDQARESSQLLAKVFRALREQGVTPHELAADLMLSTQELNNIVFGLVVTALPGRSYALRTPGGRTAHLRLV; encoded by the coding sequence GTGAGCACCCGGAAGAATGATCTCATCATGTTCACGCCGGCCCGCCTCAAGCTCGCCCGACAGCGGCGTCAGCTGACCGCCGCGGCCCTCGCGCGAGAACTGGACGTGAGTCCGCGGTTCGTGTCGGACTTCGAGCACGGCCGCCGGGTGCCGACGGAGACCGATCTCGCGGAGCTGGCGCGCGTGCTGGGTTTTCCGGTCGAGTTCTTCACCGCCGCCGAGCCGGCCGAGCTCACCGAGGACGTCGTGTCGTTCCGGGCGCGGGCCAAGCTGCCGGCACGCCGCCGGGCCGGTGCGCTGGCGGCCGGTCGGCTGGCGATCGAGTTCAACGCCTTCCTGGAGCGTCGGTTCACGCTGCCCGATGTGGACGTTCCCGTTGTCGCGGCCGGTAGTCCGAGCGCCGCCGCCGACGCCGTGCGCGAGCAGTGGCAGCTGGGCAGCAAGCCCGCTCCGAATCTCGTGCATCTGTTGGAGGCACACGGGGTTCGGGTGTTCTCGCTCGGCGTCGACCACACCGACGTGGACGCCTTCTCGTTCTGGCACGAAGGCACCCCGTACGTCTTCCTCAACACCGCGAAGTCAGCCGAGCACGGCCGGTTCGACGCCGCGCACGAGCTCGGGCATCTCGTCCTGCACGGCGGCGGGCGGCCGGTGGCGGGCGTCGACGTCGAGGCGGAGGCCGATGCCTTCGCCAGCGCCATGCTGATGCCGGACGTCGACGTGCTGACCTACGTGCCCGAGGATCCGTCCAAGGACCAGGTGCTGCGGGCCTGCCCGCGCTGGCGGGTGTCGCCGCTGGCGCTGACGCGCCGGCTGCGCGAACTGCGCCAGGTCGGGGACGGCGTCTACCGGGCGTTGTGCGCGGATCTGGCGCGGGTCGACGCCGACAGCGACCAGGCCCGGGAGTCGTCGCAGCTGCTGGCCAAGGTGTTCCGGGCGCTGCGTGAGCAGGGCGTCACCCCGCACGAGCTGGCCGCCGACCTGATGTTGAGCACGCAGGAGCTGAACAACATCGTCTTCGGGCTCGTCGTCACCGCGCTGCCCGGCCGGTCCTACGCACTGCGCACGCCCGGCGGCCGCACGGCGCACCTTCGCCTGGTGTGA